Proteins encoded within one genomic window of Saccharopolyspora pogona:
- a CDS encoding helix-turn-helix domain-containing protein yields the protein MDQPEGGVGRRVAQARKLAGLSQERLAERAILSASLVRKVEQGRAPASPAFVSAVARALNTGVADLLGQPFKHHHSRAEHRVHSTIPPLRRELAAYSIPPDDDVRPRPMDQLAAAVARASGHRHAVDLDALGAELPGLLAELRAKVWSATGTEQERAYWLLAEAYYAASQAAYKLGYIDLSSLAVDRYEWAAERSGDELAVLIGHYQRAGEMIGAADWNSALRLLEQSRSRIEDRIRDNDAPAVAVWGNLHLKSGLAAARSGNLASADAHWQEAQEAAQRLGVDRDDYRLCFGPTNVNIWSVGLAVEALDGTEAVKRAERFEIPAHTQRERSGHHWIDVARGFLLHGDHEKATQSLYRAKEIAPQQAKYHPMVHETIRNLATARRRADPVARLAAWAGVQNA from the coding sequence ATGGACCAGCCAGAAGGCGGTGTAGGACGAAGAGTCGCGCAAGCACGGAAGCTTGCCGGGCTTTCGCAGGAACGACTAGCCGAGCGGGCCATCCTGTCTGCCTCCCTTGTACGCAAGGTTGAGCAGGGCCGGGCTCCGGCATCGCCCGCATTCGTCTCCGCCGTAGCACGAGCGCTGAACACTGGGGTCGCCGATCTGCTAGGGCAGCCGTTCAAGCATCACCACAGCCGCGCCGAACACCGGGTGCACTCCACGATTCCGCCACTGAGGCGCGAGCTTGCGGCCTACAGCATTCCGCCGGATGACGATGTTCGTCCTCGGCCTATGGATCAGTTGGCCGCCGCTGTTGCCCGCGCATCCGGTCACCGTCACGCCGTCGACCTGGACGCCCTAGGCGCTGAACTTCCCGGCCTGCTCGCCGAGCTGCGGGCGAAGGTGTGGAGTGCGACGGGCACAGAACAGGAACGGGCGTACTGGCTGCTGGCGGAAGCCTATTACGCGGCGAGTCAGGCCGCGTACAAGCTCGGCTACATCGACCTTTCGTCGTTGGCGGTCGACCGCTACGAGTGGGCGGCCGAACGTAGCGGCGACGAACTTGCAGTCCTGATCGGCCACTACCAACGAGCGGGCGAGATGATCGGCGCAGCCGACTGGAACAGCGCGCTTCGATTGCTCGAACAGAGCCGGTCGCGGATCGAAGACCGCATCCGTGACAACGACGCCCCGGCCGTAGCCGTGTGGGGCAACCTGCACCTCAAGTCCGGCCTGGCCGCTGCCCGGTCCGGAAACCTCGCCAGCGCCGACGCCCATTGGCAGGAAGCCCAGGAAGCCGCCCAGCGGCTCGGGGTCGACCGCGATGACTACCGCCTATGCTTCGGACCGACGAACGTCAACATCTGGTCAGTGGGGCTCGCAGTTGAAGCGCTCGACGGTACTGAAGCGGTGAAGCGCGCCGAGCGCTTCGAGATCCCCGCGCATACACAGCGTGAACGATCAGGTCATCACTGGATCGACGTAGCGCGAGGCTTCTTACTGCACGGCGATCATGAGAAGGCCACCCAGAGCCTGTATCGAGCAAAGGAAATTGCTCCGCAGCAAGCGAAGTACCACCCGATGGTTCACGAGACGATCCGAAACCTCGCGACAGCACGTCGTCGTGCAGATCCGGTGGCACGCCTCGCTGCATGGGCAGGCGTTCAGAACGCCTAA
- a CDS encoding DNA glycosylase AlkZ-like family protein, with protein sequence MSDASLGLHAARLPSPYATALARGTTPQVATTLFAPETQSDVITLRCMRKTLHTLPLPLAVAAHGATLHFRERDAQRAITNASLPMSAISATIDATTDLLLEYGALHHRAIETRLVTSRRPVVAVRLALKLAWERGILTYVNSSGCWNREHRTFAVTARQHPGLDMKPDRGTATGELIATYFDRYGPATLKDAMWWSGLSRTAILAAMTESRGEWVRVLAPWSPSPMFMYRQRWEEFQASAPEQRSSGLNFLAHEDVALKAYFETRSRYLSSLPPRQAFNQIGEVLPTIIWDGQVIGTWSWQGASKRVVYSLARGRSTTKLRKAVGTHAATLSEALRLGWSSTPRYAAEDQLALL encoded by the coding sequence ATGAGCGACGCCTCTCTCGGCCTCCACGCTGCCCGGTTACCCTCGCCGTACGCGACCGCGCTGGCGCGTGGAACAACGCCACAGGTAGCCACTACCTTGTTCGCGCCGGAGACCCAGTCCGACGTCATTACCTTGCGCTGTATGCGGAAGACGCTGCACACGCTTCCGCTGCCACTCGCTGTTGCCGCGCACGGAGCCACGCTTCACTTCCGCGAGCGTGACGCTCAACGCGCCATTACCAACGCCAGCCTGCCCATGTCCGCGATCAGCGCCACCATCGACGCCACCACGGACCTCCTGCTCGAATACGGCGCGCTGCACCACCGAGCCATCGAGACTCGTCTGGTGACCTCCCGCCGACCTGTCGTCGCCGTCCGGCTGGCACTCAAGCTGGCGTGGGAGCGCGGAATCCTCACCTACGTCAACTCGTCCGGATGCTGGAACAGGGAACACCGCACGTTCGCAGTGACCGCAAGGCAACATCCCGGACTCGACATGAAGCCCGATCGGGGAACCGCGACCGGGGAACTGATCGCCACCTACTTCGATCGCTACGGCCCGGCCACACTCAAGGACGCGATGTGGTGGTCAGGACTCAGCCGGACCGCGATCCTCGCCGCGATGACTGAATCACGTGGCGAATGGGTTCGCGTGCTCGCGCCGTGGAGCCCGTCGCCGATGTTCATGTACCGGCAGCGGTGGGAGGAATTCCAGGCTAGCGCGCCCGAGCAACGCTCCTCCGGTCTCAACTTCTTGGCCCACGAGGACGTGGCGCTCAAAGCCTATTTCGAGACCAGGAGCCGCTATCTCAGTTCGCTGCCTCCCCGGCAGGCGTTCAACCAGATCGGCGAGGTGCTTCCCACAATCATCTGGGACGGCCAGGTCATCGGCACGTGGTCGTGGCAAGGAGCCAGCAAGCGCGTGGTGTACTCCCTCGCGCGGGGCCGTAGCACCACGAAGCTGCGGAAGGCCGTAGGAACCCACGCCGCGACCTTGAGCGAAGCTCTCCGGCTGGGATGGTCCAGCACGCCGCGCTATGCCGCAGAAGACCAGTTGGCGCTGTTGTGA
- a CDS encoding cytidylate kinase family protein — translation MSTRAEAKRRPNIAVSGLTAAGKTTHARLLAHAFGYQYVSATEILLDLLGIESDTGRAWFDHQERIRKARAVGDVDAELDRRLIKLATEEDGLVLDSWAIPWTCHAPMIRLWFESDVMSRTWKCFVSQGESPEHDLDSCLRIIEEKDVSTRELFLRDHRFDLFRDRDVFDAILDNTHLIRRPTRRAADTGITAFEPVVTAVAKALIHDLQDQLASVTLDWTNDQKRCLVHVRRIRGDE, via the coding sequence ATGTCGACACGGGCGGAAGCCAAACGGCGTCCGAATATCGCGGTGTCGGGCTTGACCGCGGCCGGGAAGACCACGCACGCACGGCTTCTCGCCCACGCATTCGGGTACCAGTACGTATCAGCGACGGAGATCCTGCTGGACCTGCTCGGGATCGAGTCCGATACCGGTCGAGCGTGGTTCGACCACCAGGAGCGCATCCGGAAGGCCCGAGCAGTTGGCGACGTGGATGCCGAGCTGGACCGGCGGCTGATCAAGCTGGCTACGGAAGAAGATGGCTTGGTCCTCGACAGTTGGGCGATCCCCTGGACCTGCCACGCGCCGATGATCCGATTGTGGTTCGAGTCGGATGTCATGTCGCGGACGTGGAAGTGCTTCGTCTCCCAGGGGGAATCCCCGGAACACGATCTCGACAGTTGCCTGCGGATCATCGAAGAGAAAGACGTGTCCACACGCGAGCTTTTTCTCCGCGACCACCGATTCGATCTGTTCCGTGACCGGGACGTTTTCGATGCGATCCTCGACAACACGCATCTCATTCGACGACCAACAAGACGGGCGGCCGATACTGGTATCACTGCATTCGAACCCGTCGTAACGGCGGTCGCCAAAGCTCTCATCCACGACCTACAGGATCAACTCGCATCAGTGACCCTCGATTGGACGAATGATCAGAAAAGATGTTTGGTGCATGTCCGAAGAATACGGGGTGATGAGTAG
- a CDS encoding B12-binding domain-containing radical SAM protein, protein MKVALLYPEVYDMARFKEHRKEFPPFGVLYLAAVIEQAGHAVAIEKVTPYSDSLNLPEFDAVGFSLASSATYGIMLQARKLATIRDDALVMVGGVHCNFYPRDSIRDFRAHVATDGESEESILEILDRADSKRFGGVAGAWWYDNGELKRETSRPLLRDIDQLPLPARHLLPTEDFVISDRLAGRNYRMAHVMFSRGCPFPCSFCAAGQTRVQYRSGQSARRELTHLIDSYDIDGFAIVDDNFIVNKNKVGDICEKITDLNLKWSALSRVDTIDETLLGKMATSGCIEVKYGMESGSEPLLKAMRKNTKRQQITRAIRATVDAGIEAKVFVIHGFPGENNETTDDTISLLSELGSDLSRVSLFRFVPLPGTQVYDQADVYSVKGTHLQSDWDDDWSKFHIHHNDQHWWGTDEQWKETNESYARLREFVEANWNSQG, encoded by the coding sequence ATGAAGGTTGCCCTTCTTTATCCAGAAGTGTACGACATGGCGCGCTTCAAAGAGCATCGGAAGGAGTTTCCGCCCTTCGGCGTTCTGTATCTTGCTGCCGTCATTGAACAGGCTGGGCATGCTGTCGCCATCGAGAAGGTTACTCCATATTCAGACAGCCTTAATCTGCCAGAATTCGACGCTGTAGGCTTTAGTCTTGCCAGCTCCGCCACATACGGCATCATGCTCCAGGCTCGAAAATTGGCGACCATTCGCGATGATGCGCTGGTAATGGTTGGCGGCGTTCATTGCAACTTCTACCCGCGCGATAGTATTCGCGATTTCAGGGCGCACGTCGCCACCGATGGAGAGTCGGAGGAATCGATACTGGAGATTCTCGACCGCGCGGACAGCAAACGCTTCGGTGGTGTCGCCGGAGCCTGGTGGTACGACAACGGCGAGTTGAAACGCGAGACCTCCCGGCCTCTGCTGCGCGATATCGACCAGCTCCCCTTGCCTGCGCGTCACCTGCTGCCGACCGAGGACTTCGTGATCTCCGATCGGCTGGCCGGGCGGAACTACCGCATGGCACACGTCATGTTCTCGCGGGGCTGCCCGTTCCCCTGTAGCTTCTGCGCTGCCGGACAAACCCGAGTCCAGTACCGCAGTGGGCAGAGTGCTCGCCGCGAGCTGACGCACCTCATCGACTCCTATGACATCGACGGCTTCGCCATCGTTGACGACAACTTCATTGTCAATAAGAACAAGGTGGGCGACATCTGCGAGAAGATCACCGACCTGAACCTTAAGTGGTCGGCGCTGTCTCGCGTAGATACGATCGACGAAACCCTGCTGGGGAAGATGGCCACGTCCGGTTGCATCGAGGTCAAGTACGGCATGGAATCTGGCAGTGAGCCACTACTGAAGGCCATGCGCAAAAACACGAAACGTCAGCAGATCACTCGTGCTATCCGCGCCACCGTCGATGCCGGGATCGAGGCCAAGGTCTTCGTCATCCACGGCTTCCCAGGTGAGAATAATGAGACCACCGACGACACGATCTCGCTGCTGAGCGAACTCGGTTCGGACCTCTCCCGCGTATCGCTGTTCCGCTTCGTCCCATTGCCCGGCACCCAGGTCTACGATCAAGCCGACGTCTATTCCGTGAAGGGAACCCACCTTCAGTCCGACTGGGATGACGACTGGTCGAAATTTCATATCCACCACAACGATCAGCATTGGTGGGGAACCGACGAGCAATGGAAAGAAACCAACGAATCCTACGCTCGTCTCAGGGAATTCGTGGAAGCCAACTGGAACAGCCAGGGCTAA
- a CDS encoding IS1380 family transposase has protein sequence MRSSHSAARVSAVFDDANLVASAGLVPVMRLAERVGLSELVAEGVRVPGSEGANADAKVGSIVAGMLTGADSIDDLDVIRHGAMPKLFGGIRAPSTVGTFLRALTWGHARQVESAARECLVGMARQTPVLAGAAERTFIDADSTLGRVFGHAKQGAAFGHTKIGGHNVRLRGYHPLLTTLSTPRSAPVVAATRMRGGNAGSARGAASLVTETINLARRCGAGPGRMLFRGDSAFYVGEVVSACRAQGVEVSITVAQYPNVQRAIAGIAEDAWTAIKYPQAVWDEASQSWVSDAEIAETEFTAFASDKAHRVAGRLIVRRVKDKNHADALFPVWRYHACFTTSSQPLVEAEKTHRAHAIIEHVNDDLKHGPLAHIPSGVFSANAAWLTLAALTHNLLRAAGSLTSAFHAKARAATLRRTLINIPARVARRARSITLHLPENWPRQHDWHHLFHTTHAPPETA, from the coding sequence GTGCGATCTTCTCATAGTGCGGCGCGGGTGAGCGCGGTGTTCGACGATGCGAATCTGGTGGCTTCGGCGGGGCTGGTTCCGGTGATGCGGTTGGCCGAACGCGTCGGGTTGTCCGAGCTTGTCGCCGAGGGTGTCCGGGTTCCCGGTTCGGAGGGTGCGAATGCGGATGCGAAGGTGGGCTCGATCGTGGCCGGGATGCTCACCGGCGCCGACAGCATTGATGATCTCGATGTGATCCGGCATGGGGCGATGCCGAAGTTGTTCGGCGGGATCCGGGCACCGTCCACTGTGGGCACGTTTCTGCGTGCTTTGACGTGGGGGCATGCCCGGCAGGTGGAGTCGGCCGCGCGGGAGTGCCTGGTGGGCATGGCCCGGCAGACTCCGGTGCTGGCCGGCGCCGCTGAGAGGACGTTCATCGATGCTGATTCCACCCTGGGCAGGGTGTTCGGCCACGCGAAGCAGGGTGCGGCGTTCGGGCACACCAAGATCGGCGGCCACAATGTGCGGCTGCGGGGTTACCACCCGCTGCTGACCACGCTGTCCACGCCCCGATCGGCGCCGGTGGTTGCCGCCACGAGGATGCGTGGCGGCAACGCCGGCTCGGCGCGGGGTGCGGCGTCGTTGGTCACCGAGACGATCAACCTTGCACGGCGGTGCGGCGCCGGGCCGGGCCGGATGCTGTTTCGCGGTGATTCCGCCTTCTACGTAGGCGAAGTCGTCTCCGCCTGCCGGGCGCAAGGTGTGGAGGTGTCGATCACGGTGGCGCAGTATCCGAACGTGCAGCGCGCGATCGCCGGCATCGCCGAGGACGCGTGGACGGCGATCAAGTATCCCCAGGCCGTCTGGGACGAGGCCAGCCAGTCCTGGGTCAGTGACGCCGAGATCGCGGAAACCGAATTCACCGCCTTCGCCAGCGATAAAGCCCATCGGGTGGCTGGTCGGTTGATCGTGCGCAGGGTCAAAGACAAAAACCACGCTGATGCCCTGTTTCCCGTCTGGCGGTATCACGCCTGCTTCACCACCAGCAGCCAGCCGCTGGTCGAGGCGGAGAAAACCCACCGTGCGCACGCGATCATCGAACATGTCAACGACGACCTCAAACACGGCCCGCTGGCCCACATCCCATCCGGGGTCTTCAGCGCCAACGCCGCCTGGCTGACGCTGGCCGCCCTGACCCACAACCTGCTGCGCGCCGCAGGCAGTCTGACCAGTGCTTTCCACGCCAAAGCCCGCGCCGCGACCCTGCGCCGCACACTGATCAACATCCCGGCACGGGTGGCCCGACGAGCCCGCTCGATCACACTGCACCTCCCGGAAAACTGGCCCCGCCAACACGACTGGCACCACCTGTTCCACACCACCCACGCCCCACCCGAAACAGCCTGA